The proteins below come from a single Peromyscus maniculatus bairdii isolate BWxNUB_F1_BW_parent chromosome 13, HU_Pman_BW_mat_3.1, whole genome shotgun sequence genomic window:
- the Nmur1 gene encoding neuromedin-U receptor 1 has translation MTPPCPNCSVFPGELSSGGSGSPMVCNGSVVNGSFDPEDLNLTDEALRLKYLGPQQLELFVPVCAMYLLIFVVGTVGNGLTCTVILHHKAMKTPTNFYLLSLAVSDLLVLLVGLPLELYEMRHNYPFQLGASGCYFRILLFETVCLASVLNVTALSVERYVAVVHPLQAKSVMTRAHVRRMLGAIWVLAVLFSLPNTSLHGLKQLYVPCRGLVPDSAVCTLVRPRVFYNLVIQTTTLLFFCLPMVVISVLYLLIGLRLHRERMLLQAEVKGRKSATARKTCSRKPQLRDRGRRQVTKMLFALVVVFGVCWAPFHADRLMWSLVSRWTEGLLLAFQCVHVVSGVFFYLGSAANPVLYSLMSSRFRETFRQALGLGTQCRRRQRRGHGSHNLSRLTTGSTLYDLGSRNGDPGFQQETDLS, from the exons ATG ACTCCTCCCTGCCCCAATTGTTCCGTCTTTCCTGGAGAGCTGTCCTCAGGTGGTTCAGGGAGCCCCATGGTCTGCAATGGCAGCGTGGTCAATGGAAGCTTTGACCCCGAGGACCTGAACCTGACTGACGAAGCCCTGAGGTTGAAGTACCTGGGCCCACAGCAGTTAGAGCTGTTTGTGCCCGTCTGTGCCATGTACCTGCTGATCTTTGTGGTGGGCACTGTGGGCAACGGGCTGACCTGCACCGTCATCCTGCACCACAAGGCCATGAAAACGCCCACCAACTTCTACCTCCTCAGCCTTGCTGTGTCTGATTTGCTGGTGCTCCTGGTGGGCCTGCCCCTGGAGCTGTACGAGATGCGGCACAATTACCCGTTCCAGCTGGGGGCCAGTGGCTGCTACTTCCGGATACTGCTCTTCGAGACCGTCTGTCTAGCTTCCGTGCTCAATGTCACAGCCCTGAGTGTGGAGCGCTACGTGGCCGTGGTGCATCCACTCCAAGCCAAGTCTGTGATGACGCGGGCCCACGTGCGCCGCATGCTGGGGGCCATCTGGGTCCTCGCAGTGCTTTTCTCTCTGCCGAACACCAGCCTGCACGGCCTCAAGCAGCTGTACGTGCCCTGTCGGGGGCTGGTGCCCGACTCAGCTGTGTGCACTTTGGTGCGTCCCCGAGTCTTCTACAACTTGGTGATACAGACCACCACACTGCTCTTCTTCTGCCTGCCCATGGTTGTCATCAGTGTGCTGTACCTGCTCATTGGGCTGCGCCTGCACCGGGAAAGGATGCTGCTCCAAGCCGAGGTCAAAGGCAGGAAAAGCGCAACGGCCCGGAAGACCTGCAGCAGAAAGCCTCAACTTCGAGATAGGGGACGGAGACAGGTGACCAAGATGCTAT TTGCGCTGGTCGTGGTGTTTGGCGTCTGCTGGGCTCCGTTCCACGCAGACCGCCTCATGTGGAGCCTGGTGTCCCGCTGGACCGAGGGCCTGCTCCTGGCCTTCCAGTGTGTGCACGTTGTATCTGGTGTCTTCTTCTACCTCGGCTCCGCAGCCAACCCAGTCCTCTACAGCCTCATGTCCAGTCGCTTCCGGGAGACCTTCCGCCAAGCCCTAGGCCTGGGAACCCAATGCCGTCGCCGCCAACGACGCGGTCATGGCTCCCATAACCTCAGCAGACTGACCACAGGCAGCACCCTGTATGACTTGGGTTCCCGGAATGGGGATCCAGGATTTCAGCAAGAAACAGATCTCTCCTGA